AAGTCCCTTTTGCTCAGCGCGCCGCCATGATGATGCGCGCAGCGGAGATCCTGGAACACGAAAAAGATACTTTTGGCCGGATGATGACCCAGGAGATGGGCAAGACGCTGATATCGGCTGTGCAGGAAGCGGAGAAAAGCGCTTTTGGCTGCCGCTTCTATGCTGACAATGCAGAGCGGTTCCTGGCCGACGAAGAGGCCAAGACTAATGCCACGCGCAGCTTTGTGCGCTACCAGCCGATCGGTCCAGTCCTGGCCGTAATGCCGTGGAATTTTCCCTTCTGGCAGGTGTTTCGCTTTGCCGCACCCGCGCTCATGGCCGGTAACGTTGGATTGCTGAAGCACGCTTCCAATGTGCCGCAGTGCGCGCTTGCCATTGAAGATATTTTCCGCCGTGCCGGATTCCCTGAAGGCGCTTTTCAGACATTGCTGATCGGCCCAGACCGCGTGAACAACATTATCGCCGACCGTCGCATTGCCGCCGCCACACTCACCGGCAGCGTGGGCGCGGGAAGCAGCGTAGCCACGGCAGCCGGAAAGGCCATCAAGAAGTGCGTTCTGGAGCTTGGCGGCAGTGATCCGTTTATCGTGATGCCCAGTGCGGATTTGGACAAAGCGGTGGAAACCGCAGTGCAGGCCAGGGTGATCAACAATGGACAATCATGCATCGCGGCGAAGCGGTTCATTGTTCATCAGCAGATTGCGGAGCAATTTGAAAAGAAATTTGTGGCGCGCATGGCGTCACTCAAAGTTGGGGATCCCATGGAGGCCTCTACTGATGTTGGGCCGCTGGCGACCGAAGACGTCCTGAAGGGCTTGGAACAGCAGGTGCAAAAAACAATCGAGATGGGCGCCCGCGTTCTGCTGGGAGGAAAGCGGATCGATCGCAAAGGTAATTTCTTTGCGCCAACTGTCCTGACGGATATTCCACAAGGCTCGCCGGCTTTCGACGACGAGCTCTTTGGCCCGGTGGCATCGCTCTATCGCGCGACTGACATGGGCGAGGCGATTGAGATTGCCAACAATTCCATCTTTGGATTGGGCGCGTGCGCGTGGACCAACGACGCGAAGGAGCGCGACATGTTCATCAATGAGATTGAGTCAGGGCTGGCCTTTATCAATGGAATGGTGGCCTCTGATCCGCGTATTCCTTTTGGCGGCGTGAAGCATTCAGGTTATGGACGCGAACTGAGCCATCACGGCATCATGGAATTTGTGAATGTAAAGTCGGTTTGCATTCAGAAAGCGGATTTGGGAAAAAGCCGCACGGAATAGAGCGGAATTGTTTGCGCTCAGTGAATAATTTTGACCAAGTGGCGGTCATTTGCGATTTGCTTGACGACAGGTTCCAACCGGTCAAAGGCTTCCTGCAGAATACGCCGTGAAGTAGCAAAGCAGATACGGAGATGTCCGCTGGCGCCGGGGCCAAACCATCGCGGCGCGCCCGGAACCAGCGCAACGCGGGCTCGTTCACGCAGTTGCTGGCACAGTGTTTCTGAATTGTCACTCATGCTGCTTACGTTTGGAAACACCACATAGGTCCCTTGAGGCGGCTGCGCTGTTACACCCGGCCATTTTGCCAAACGGCCGATAACGTAATCACGCTGTGCCTGCAGATGCTGGACAAATTGTGCGAGCCACTCACGACCGTCGTTGAGCGCGGCGACGACGGCAATCTGCGACAACACCGAGACACCATAGACGGTGCTTTCAGCGTCTGAGGCGGCGACGATTTCTTTGCGCCATTGCGAGTCCGTGCAGATCAGGCAGCCGACACGCAGCCCGGCCAAAGCAAAGTTCTTGGAGAAGCCATAAACCGTTACGGTGTTGCGGGCAATCTCCGGCGAGATCGACGCCAGGCTGACATGGTGGTGCGGAGCGTAAACAATGTCAGACCAGATTTCGTCTGAAACAATCCGCAAGCCGCGAGAGATGGCCCATTCAGCAACGCGCTGCTGCCACTCGCGCGAATACACCACGCCCAGCGGATTGTGAGGATTGCAAAGCCAGAGCATGCGCGTGCGCGCCGTAAGGCGGGACTCCATGCCGCGAATGAAGTCTTCCGCGCTGGTGCCCAGCTCTACCCTTACGCGAACAGGCACAGCTCCGGCGCGCTGCACGGTGTGGTGCAGAAGAAAATCCACGGGATCGGGAATAAGAACTTCGTCCCCGGCTGCCAAGCTTGCCCGGGCCAGCACGGCCATGCCAGATGCAGCGCTGTCTGTGGCGAATATCTCTTCTGCTTTGCAAGCCATCTGCCGAGTTTCGTTCATCCAGCGCGCAATCGATTCACGGAACTGCGGCAGCCCCTCGGGAGGTCCGTAGCTAAGCACGCCATCACGGACGTAACGCACAAGCTGTTCCTGAATCGCAGGACAGACCGGAAAGTCAGGATCGGCAGCGGTGAGCGGGATCACGTCAACAGGCTGCTGTGCCCAACGCATGTTGAACGCGCGTTCGCGCAGAAGATCAAGCCGGACGATGTTGTCTGAAAACGAGCCGGGCTGCGCATGGTCGGGTTCCGCTATGGGCAGCAGAATGGTGCTGCCGATTTCCGGAGTAAGGAAGTGACGCGTCAACTCACGGCCTTTGGCCACATAGGGCGCGCACTGCTCGCGCCGCTCCGTTGAATAGCGGGACAGCGCGTGCTCCAGATCAGATGGCGCTTTCACGTTCTGTGGACGAAGATTTTCCGCCAGAGCCACAGCGTCTGCCACCGCGGAAGAAACGCCCTGACTGGTAAAGGGTGAAAGAGGATGAGCAGCGTCGCCCACGAGCACCAGATTTCCGCGATAAAAAGCGGGGACCAGATCTGTATCCAGCGGACGCCAAAGATGGGTGCGGAAAAAATCCGCGATGCTGAGAAGGTGGGGAATCGGGTCCGCCCACTCTCCGACGAGGGAGCTGACAAATTTCTTGCGCGTTTCGGCGAAACTCGCAGCATCTTCCGCAGGCTGGGGAAAGCGCTGGGAATCAAATTGCAGGTACCAGATCAGGTGCTCAGAGTCGACTGCCAACGTGCCTAGCGCAATGCCGCCGCTGACGGCATGGAATTTATTAAAGTTGTTGCTGGCCCAGCGCACGGTGCTCTTACACTTCACCATGCCAACGATCTCAAGCACCTGCGCCTGCGTGGCAGGCCAAGCGGGGAACAGGGCATGACGCGCGCGAGAGCGGATTCCTTCCGCGCTGACATAGAGATCGGCTTTAACGTGTGTGCCGGTATTTAGGCGCGCCTGCGTCACGTTGCCCGCATCGTCAAAGTCGAGCGCTGCAAGCTCGGCGTCAAACAGGGGAGTGCTTCCGGACGGTAAAGCGCGCATCAGGGCGTCAATCAATTGGCGGCGGCGGATGCTGCGCGTGCCTGACGGCAAGGGCTGTTCATAGAGTATCTGCCCGCTGGAGCTGCGGCAAAAATAACGCTGCAGCGGAGCGCCGCTGTTTTCGCCGGTCAGGTCCACGCCAAAACTCTGGAGACAATCAATGCCTTCCGGCATGAGGATGAAGCCCATGCCAGTTTCCTGGCCCTGGCGCATGCGCTCGTAAATCTGGCAGTGGTGGCCTTGAGCGCGCAAAGTAATTGCGCTCATCAAGCCGGCGATTCCAGCGCCAAAAATTGCGATCTCCATGCTGCTCCTTGCGAGTAGTGGCTTTCCTGGTCGTTCGATTTAGCGAGCTGATTGTGAATCTGCGAACTCTTCTTGCGTGAACGAGCTGCTTCAGCCTTGAAGAGTCCAACCGCAATCATCGATCAGATTAGCGGCGTTTTATAGTTGTGAAGCAAAGTGAACGAACGTTGCAAAATTTCCATCGCAATACGAGCGTTCACGGCCATTGACAATCAGGAAGTTGCAGCCTGCTTCTGTTTGCTGAAGATGGCCTGCATATTTTCCGGCGAAAAAAATTCCGGCACCGGCACGGTATGCGCCAGCATTCCAAAGAACCGGCTGCGCTGCTCAGGATTTTCCCGCAGGGCCTCCAGAAGCTGTTGCACCTCCGGCGGAGGCGGCTCCAGGGCCGCCAGCTGCGTTGTCAAATCAAAGTAGGGCAGCTCAGTGTTGTTACGTGTCTGCTCATAGGCAGCCAGCGCATCTTCCAGAGGCTGGCGGCCGCTGAAGCCTGCATGAATGGCCTCGGCCAGCCACTCAGCGCTGCCGAACGCATCTGTGATTCCGGAAGCCGTGCAGGGATCTTTCTGATAGCCCGCATCGCCCACCAGCGCCCATCCAGGGCCATAAGGCTTACGGACGTGGCTGGGAATTGCGCCGCCCACGTAGCGCGATTCGCGCTTGCCGGCCTGTATCCGTTCCCACAACTCCGGCGCGTGCTGGGCGATGACGGCGCTGTGGTGCTTTTCAATGTTGGTGCGGACCGTAGGGAGATCACGGGCGGCAAACGCCACGCCGATGAGGGAAAGATTGTCATTGGTGTTGTAAGCAAAAATCACATTGCCGGGACGCAGCCACAGATGCCAGCCGACCATCGGAACACCGCTGTAATAGGCGTACCAGGAACCTTCCAGCGCGGGACCGGTCTTGTACTCAGGGGCTTCGACGGCCTTGGCCACCATGCTGAACATGCCATCGGCGCCAATGGTGATGCGCGCTTTCTCTGTAACCATGGGGCCATTTTTTTCATGGCCGCGAATGCCAACGACACGGCCATCTTCAAAAAGCACTTCCTGGGCGGAAAAGCCTTCGCGCAGCTCCGCCCCGGATTTCACGGCGGCATCGACCAGGATGGGATCAAGCCTGATGCGGCGCGGCGCAAACGCCTCAGTAACTCCGCCTTCCGCGGGAACGGGTGAGCCTGTAAGCGAGAATGCGCCATAATCAAAATGGTTGGTCAAAATCGGCGGGCAATTGGAGGCTTTCAGCGTATCCAGCAGGCCCCAGCGCTTCAGCCGGGCAGATCCGGTCTGGTGCACGTAATGGTTGGAGAACGGCATATCGCTGGGAAAGGTCCCCCGATCGAGCAGCAGGACTTTGTAACCCTTGCGTGCCAATAACAGAGCGGTAGGAGCGCCGGCGCAGCGCGCGCCAACGATAATCGCGTCATACATGGAATTTTTTTCCCCGGCCAGTGTCCGTTGCGATCCGAACCCGGCTATCAGTTCAGCCTTGTGCTTATTATCGTTCCCAAAATGGGATAAGCGTTACAAAATTCTTAGAAAAAAGATTAGAATTCATGAGATTTTTACCCAAGAAAACCGCAACCCGCCTGTTTTCTTTGTGCTGCGGGTGCAAAAGAGGTGGCTCATGAAGACAAACCTGGAAACGATCCAAGGTATATATAAAGGCGACGCCGAACAAATTGCGAGGAACCTCCAATCCGCGCTGGCCCCGCGCTTTGAATGGACTGAGGCTGCCGGCTTTCCCTATGCCGGGACGTACCACAGCATGGAAGAGGTAGGGAAAAACGTATTTGCCCGCCTGGCTACGGAGTGGGAAGGCTACCGCGCGGAGGTGGACCAGTTTTATGACGCCGGAGACACCATCATTGTGACCGGCAGATATCTTGGGACGTACAAGAAGTCCGGGGGCGTGATGGATGCGGTTTTTGCCCACATATGGAATTTCAAGGACGGAAAAATCGTGAAGTACACCCAGAACGTGGATACTAAAAAGGTGTGGGACGCGATTGAGGGCAAATGAGCTGGGCTTTCAGAACGAGATTCAAGAAAGAGATCGTGGCGGAATTTCTGCCGCCCAAGCGAGCAGGTAAGAAACAGAAAGTCATCATCCTGTGCGACGGGATGCCGGGAATTCCGAGGAAACAGACGTTAATGGAATTCCTGACGGCAAAAGGCTATTGGGTCTTCTATCCGCGATACCGGGGATCGTGGGAGAGCGGCGGTAAGTTTCTGCAAAAATCTCCTGAGCGGGACATTCTTGACGTGATTGACGAACTGCCCAAGGGCGTTTGCGAACTGACTTTCGGCAAGCGGTTTGACTTGAAGCCGGATGAAATCTTTGTGATTGGCGGAAGTTTTGGCGGCGCAGCGGCCATTCTTGCCTCGCTCGATGATCGAGTGAAAATGGTGATTGCCAATTGTCCTGTGGTGGACTGGGCGATTCTTGCGAAAGAAGAAAGGCTGGAGACTTCCAATCGCAACTATGCCGCGTATATCCGCGAGGCGTTTGGCAATGGTTATCGTCTTTCAGACAGCAACTGGCGCAAGCTGCACGGCGGCAGATTTTACAATCCTGCGCACCATGTGAAGGAGATCGACCCGGAAAAGATCATGATGTTCCACGCCAAAGACGATCCCTACGTTCCTTATAAATCAGTCAAGAAGTTCGCTGACCGGACCGGAGTGAAACTTAATTCGTTTGCGCGTGGAGGACACCTGAGCACGGAGATGATCGTGCAGAAATATTGGAAGCGGATAAAGAAGTTTTTTGCCGGGTAAGCTCTTTGCCGCAGATTTCGCAGACAAACGCAGATCAGAAAACTTAGCCGCGAATCCACGCGAAAAACGCGAATCTGATTTAGGTTGTGCGGATGCGGCTAAATTAGCAGCAAATATTTTCTCAGCGTTGCGAGATTGGCGGCTCAACATCAGCAGTTCTTTGGCGCGACGAGTGAGTTCAACGCGGCAGGTGCCATTCGAGACGCAGAAGAGTGCAGGGGGCATTGAATCCGCAGCAACGGCGCACCCCTCTCGATATGGTGCGCCGGTTGCTGGGACAAACGCGGACTTTCAACCTCAGTAACTTCAAAATCCTTACTGCACGTTTTTGGCTTCAACCTGTTTATAGCCCTCGGGTACTTTGAACAAGTTTGCGTCAACGGCGCTGGTGGAAACCGAAGTGACTTCACTGGTGGTATCCATCAGTGAACCTGGTGCGCCACTGGGCTTTGCGTTGGATTGGTCATCCTGGGCTGCATCATCTTTCTTCTTTTTCTTGCCGAAGAGGCCGCCGATGCCGCCGGTGATCGGGTTGCCGCTGGATTTCTGATCGTCGTGGGAAGCCTGCTGGGGCGCGCCGGGCTGGCCGGCCATCCCGACGCTGACCAGTGAAAACAAGGGCATGCCGCTCAAGGCTGTGGCGCTCTTGCGGTATTCGACCATCGCGGGAGCGATCTGTGCGTTGCCGCCCATCATGGTCCCGGGAAGCCAGTCCAATTCCTTGGCCATGCGTTGATAGAAGCGCTTTACTTCGTCATAGCCCTTGACCGGCGCGATGTAGGAATCAGAATCAACCCACATGTTCGCGGTCTGGCCCTTGGCTTTGGGATCGTCGGAGGTCATCTCCATGTCCACGCGCATCTTGGTTTCTTTGGCGTTGTAGTCGAGTATTTTTTTGGAGCCGGTACCCGGAGTGATAGTGACTTTGGGAACAATTTTTACCTGGCTAGGCTGCTCCTTGTTGCGCTTGGCTTGCTCGGCGGCGGCCTTCTTGCGGGCTTCTTCCATGCGGGCCTTCATCTCGTCAAAGGTGATGGTGGAATAGGTTTTCTTTTTGGTGTCAATCTGGGTGATGCTGCGGCCATCGAGGTCGATGATTTCAATCTGGCCGAGGCTGTCTTCACGCCTCATTTTGTTGCCCTTGAAGCTGATGGTAACGTTGGTGCCTTGGGTGGCCTGTCGCGCGTCTTTGCTGAAGACGCCGACGAACTTCATGGCGCCGGCGGCCGCGCCTCCGGTGATTTTGGTGGTTTCTGTGTATTGAAAATCGGCAAAGCAAGGTGTGGAAAGAGAGAACAACAGCGAACTGGCAAGTGCGAACGCGATACCCCGTTTCATTTCGCCTCCTGGCGGACGGAGAAATTATAGCCGGAGGCGAAAGCAAAACCACACTGGTACGATGAATCCCGGCTTTGGGCTACTGGAAGTCAGGATCTTCTGAGATGTGCAGGACCTCCTCTATTAATGCGAACCCGGCGGAGGAACTACAGCCGGGACACGGCGGAAAGGGGGTTTGTTTGCGCAGCCAGATATCTCCAGAGTTGGGACAGCGTGTATGGTCTGGCCGCCATATGCCGGAAACTGGAACCATTTCTCCACTGAGAAACGGAACCCGACCGGACTTTTTGCTTGATTCTTGTGGCGGCAAAATTATTTTCTCCATTGGAATGAATCCCCGTTCAATTTTCCCTATGGAATAAGGCAAGTGGATTGCCAGAACGGTGATTGAAAGCAAACAGGTAATCGAGCTCTGGAGAGCAGAGACTCGTAATTTTTCCCCGGCAATTGTGAGCTTTCGACATAAGAGAAATGAGTTGCCTGTGATTGCGGGATATCGCTGTCAAATTTGCCAGTTGAATTGGCAACCATATCTTGGGATCTTGGGAATGAATGCAGGAGCTTGCGATTGCGGGCGACATTGCATTGCTAAATAACGTCTAAGAAATTAGCAGCCGCCACTGACTCATGATTTCGAAGTGTGCCAATCCGGAGTGCGCCAAAACGCTGATGCGACTCGACGGAGGCAGATTTTTTGGTTTTTATACAGACCGGAACTCAAATCACAAGACAATTGAGAACTTCTGGCTGTGCTCTACTTGCGCCAAGAGTTATACCTTGCAGCAAATAGAAGGCAATGTGGAATTGCGGCTAAGAGAGCGCAAAACTGCCTGAGCTGTTCTTCTGAATTGGTCGCGAGGTAATCCCGAGTAAAACCGTTGAAGCCACCTGTATAGATTGCCCCCTAAAGCAATCGGCCCCCGGGCCGTTTCTAAAGTCGAAAACAGCGCAGGGGCTGATATGTGTGCAAAAAACTTTGTTACTTCTGCGTCTGCTGAGCCAGCTTTACTTTTGTGCTTTCCAGCTTCTTGGTAACGCGGACAACGTCCTGCTGGTCAACATCTGCGGGCACGGATTTGTTCCATTCGTCCAGCGCGCGTTCCCAGTGGGCAGCCGCCAGCTTGAATCGGTTGGTGCGCGCATAGAGTTCGCCCAGATGGTCTTGCACGGTGGGATCATTCGGAGTTTTATCGGCGGCGCGGCGCAGGTTTTCTTCTGCCTGGTCATAGTTACCAAGCCGGAAATAGGCCCAGCCGAGTGAATCAAGGTAAGCGCTGTTTTGTGGATCGAGATCCAGGGCCTTCTTGATCAGGGTGATCGCTTCTTCAAGATGGCTGTTGCGATCAGCCAGCATGTAGCCAAGATAGTTCAGCGCCATGCTATTGCTGGGATTCTGTTGCAGGACCTGGCGGAAAGCCTGCTCCGCCTGGTCATACTTTTTCTGGCGCTCGTAAATAGAGCCTTGCAGGAAGCGGATATACTCCTTCTCTTCCGGGCGCGTTGCCAGCTTCTCTGCCTGGGCAATCGCGTCTTCAGAATCCTTCCAGCGCTTCAGGCGCATGTAGATCTGAGAGAGCATGATGTAGGAGTCGCGATCTTCCGGCCCGCCCTTGAGCACGGACTTGGCCAGTTGCACGCTCTCATCGGCTTTGCCGTTATCGGCCATCTGCTGCGCCAGCGTCAACTTCAGACCTTTATCATTCGGCAGCTTTTTCACTGCTTCCTGCGCGGTCTTTGTTGCCTCACTCCACTGCTTCTGGTCACGATAAGAATCGATTACGTCCTGATAGCCGCGCGCCGCTTCGTCCCCGCCCAGATCGATGATCTTGCGGAAAGTATCCAGCGACAGCAAAGGCCGGCCGGCTTCGCGATAGACGTTGCCGAGCCGTTCCAGAAACAGCGCGCGATTGCTCTTGTCACCGGCGCGCGCATTTGCCGGCAGCGGATGCGCCACCAGCTTCTGAAGAACAGAGGCTGCATCTTCATACTTGCCCTGCGCTTCCAGGATCAACGCTTCGTTATAAGGAATTTCCAGCGAATCCTGCACCAGCGCGGCTGCCTTCTTCAGGTTCTCCATGGCCAGATCAAACTTGCCCTGGCGGCGGTAGATTTCAGCGACCCGCAATGCGGCGGTGGCGTCCTGCGGATCAGCATCCTGAATCGTGCGATATTCGTCCAGCGCGGCATCAATCTGATTGTCATTAGCAAGGTTCTGGGCCAGACCGCGCATGGCATCCAGATTTTCCTTGTCCATGGCCAGGGCCTGACGGAATGAGGCGATGGCATTCTTGTAATCTTTTTGCTGCTCGTAGGTCGTTCCCAGAGCGGAGTAAATTTTGGCGGAGCGCTGGCCTTCCGGCACGGTCTTCAACAAATCGGCGGCTTTATTGTTTGCGCCTTCATCGTTATAGAGGAAAGCCAGATTGGTAATAGCTTCTTCAGAATTGGGATCGAGACTGAGTGCAGACTTGAATTCGCTTTCAGCTTTTACCGCGTCTTTGTTCAGGAAGTACAGCCGCCCCAGCAGCAGGTGGTTGTCGGCATTCTTGGGCTCAATCTTGGTAATGGCTTGGTATTGCTCGATGGCCAGGTTGAGCACTTCACTCGACTGCGTTCCTGGCTGCAGATCGCCCAACGAGCGCAGATAGATTCGTCCCAGAAGCTTATGGGCCTCCAGATTATTAGGGTCGCGCTTGATGATTTCCTGGGCTTCCAGCACAGCGTCGCGGATGCGTCCGGTCTTGGCGTAGAGTTCCGCCAGCGACGCATTCAAATATTCTGAAGAAGGATCGTTCTCGATGGCCAGCCGGTACTCTTCAATGGCTTTGGTGGCGAATTCCGACCGCCCGTACATCGCCATCATTTCCTCATACATGTGCGCCAGGGAGAAATGATAGTAAGCGGCGGCCTGGTCAGGCTTCTTGTCCGCTTTGGGCTGCTCGGGTGTGGTCTTGGCAGCCGGCGCCTGCTGTGCGGGAGCGGCATTTTTCTTTGCTGGCGCAGCTTTAGCAGGCGGCTGAGACTTTGGCGCGTTCTGCTGGGCAAATACGCTGGTGGTTGTGAGCAGAAGCAGCCCGGAGAGAAAAATGCGATTTTTTATGAAAGTCATAGAGCGAACCGAAAACACCTTTTTAATTGGATGCACAGGCGCCATTTCCGGTAGCGCCTATTCACCTCTTCTAATTCTAGACCTTAGTTCCGCCCTTTCGGCAGCAGATTACAAATCTTGACTAGTGACGGAAGTGGCGCACACCTGTGAGCACCATAGCCAGCCCCAGGCGGTTCGCCGCGTCAATGACCTCCTGGTCGCGCATGGAGCCGCCGGGCTGGATGATGGCCGTGGCCCCGGCTTTGGCAATCTCTTCCACACCGTCCGGAAACGGGAAAAAGGCGTCTGAAGCGGCCACTGTACCCTGCAAAGGTAAGATCGCTTTCATGGCGCCGATCTTGCATGAATCCACACGGGACATCTGGCCTGCTCCCACGCCTACAGTCTGACCTTCCCGGGCATAAACAATGGCATTTGATTTCACATGTTTGCAGACTTTCCAGGCAAACAGCAGAGCGCGCACCTCTTCTGGAGTGGGCTGGCGCGTGGTAGCGACCTTAAGATCGGCTTGAGTCAAAGGCCTTATGTCCGCATCCTGCACCAGCATGCCGCCGGAAACCTGCTTCATGGCAAACTTTTGCGTACTTGGTTTTACCTCGACCAGACGGAGGTTCTTTTTGGCCGCAAATTTTTCCTTCGCTTCCGGTGAATAACCAGGCGCGGCAATGGCCTCGAAGAAAAGTTTGGCCATCTCTTCCGCGGCTGTGCCATCAATCACACAGTTCACGCCGATCACGCCGCCAAAGGCCGAAACCGGATCAGTTTCTTTGGCGCGAAGGTAAGCTTCAACCAAGGTCTTTCCCGTGGAGCAGCCTGAAGGATTTGTGTGTTTGATGATGGCGCATGCAGTTTCCTCGAATTCCTGCGCCAAGTCCCACGCCGCTTGCAAATCCACAATGTTGTTGAATGAAAGTTCCTTGCCCTGAAGCTGTTTGCTGTTGGCCACGCCCGCGCCTGAGCCATCTGAATACATGGCCGCGCGCTGGTGCGGGTTCTCTCCGTAACGCAGATCCATGGCTTTGTTCAGTCCAAAGCGCAGGACAGCAGGGAAGTCATTATTGGCGGTTGATGCAGGAAGCTGAAAGTCCTTGGCGTTTTCACTCAGGGAAGTGCCGGCCAGGGTGGCGGCAATCGCGCTGTCATAAGCTGCGGTGGTGGCAAACGCTTTCTGCGCCAGCCGCCAGCGCGTCGCCAACCCAAGTTCTCCGCCGGAACTGGCCATTTCCTGCGCGATGGCTGCGTAGTCAGAGGGCGAGGTCACAATCGCCACGTCACGAAAATTCTTAGCCGCGGAACGCACCATCGACGGGCCACCGATGTCGATGTTTTCGATCACCTCGTCAAAGTGCACGCCAGGTTTGGAGGCGGTTTTCTCAAACGCGTACAGATTGACCACGACCATGTCAATCGGCAATATGCCGTGCTCTTTGGCCGCCGCAACGTGGCCGGCATTGCCGCGGATATGCAGGATTCCGCCGTGAACCTTGGGGTGGAGAGTTTTTACCCGGCCATCCATCATCTCAGGAAAGCCAGTGAGATCGGAGATGTCTTTCACGGTGATGCCGGCTTCCCGGAGCAGCTTGGCCGTGCCTCCAGTGGAAACCAGTTCCACGTTGAGTGCGGCCAGTTTCTGGGCAAACTCCACCAGCCCGGTTTTATCAGTAACACTAAGGATTGCACGCTGAATTTTGGGCACTTTTGTTTCCGTTGTTCCTTGGGAAGGGATGAAAGGACTAAAGAATAAGGTATCAGCGCGAAACGAGTGCGCGCAACTGGGGGAAGGGACATGAAGATGCTCCAAAATAATGTCACACACCAACGCTACGAGAAAATGTCACCTAATATAGAGGATGCTCTCCGCTATTTTTTAATGGCACCTTGGGGGAATCTGATTCGCAAAGTCCTGACTATAGCTTTGGTGTTCACCATACCAGCGCAATTTATTGGCGGCCAGTCGTCTCACGCGCCTGGGCCGCGACGTCCGCCTGAATACACGTTCAAAGTCATTCGCGACTATCCACACGATCCCGCCGCTTTTACCCAGGGGCTGGTTTACCATGACGGCTTTTTCTATGAAGGCACGGGACTGAACGGACGATCGTCACTACGAAAAGTCCGCCTGGAAACCGGGGAAGTGGTGCGGCATGTGGACATGCCCGGCGAATACTTTGGTGAAGGCATTGCCATTGTGAAAGACAAAGTGATTCAGCTTACGTGGCAGTCGCACATTGGCTTTGTCTATAACCTGAGCGACTTCAAACTGCTGCGCCAGTTTTCTTATCCCGGTGAAGGCTGGGGGCTGGCCTCAAGGGGCAATGAGCTTTTTATGAGCGACGGCACAGCCGAGATCCGCGTGCTTGACGCCACAACGCTCAAAGAAAAACGGCGTTTCACCGTGCGCGACGGCGCTACTCCCGTTGAGCAATTGAATGAGTTGGAGTTTGTGGAAGGCCAACTCTTTGCCAACGTGTGGCAGACTGATCGGATTGCCCGCATCTCTCCGCAGAGCGGCAAAGTGGTGGGATGGATTGATCTCACGGGCCTGCTCAGCCCTGTTTACCGCCGCCAGGATGGCGCGGTGCTGAACGGCATAGCCTACGATTCAATTCATAAGCGACTGTTTGTGACCGGCAAATTGTGGCCAAACATTTTTGAAATTCAACTGATGCCGAAGAGTGTTAAACCCGCTCATAAGGCACGGCTGTGGAGCGGGAATTTAAACCACCGTCTTGAAATTCAATTGGTGCCGAAGAGTTTTAAATCGGGGAGATGAGCGCAGGAATTCTTTGGATGAGGGGCGAAAGATCCGTCGGCAGGAATTTCAGATTTCTGGACATGCGCCGGATGCCGAAACCGTTCGAGACCCTTACCTGAGTATTCTCCCGATGGCTGCGAGCACTTGCGCCTGCTTCTAATTCAGGAACGCGACCGACTGCACTCCGGCAACTTCAAAGCGCTTGCGGCAGCGGATGTTCTTGCACATGACCATGTCGTCGCGACGGACCATGTAAGACTGCGCCT
This portion of the Terriglobia bacterium genome encodes:
- a CDS encoding NAD(P)/FAD-dependent oxidoreductase, yielding MYDAIIVGARCAGAPTALLLARKGYKVLLLDRGTFPSDMPFSNHYVHQTGSARLKRWGLLDTLKASNCPPILTNHFDYGAFSLTGSPVPAEGGVTEAFAPRRIRLDPILVDAAVKSGAELREGFSAQEVLFEDGRVVGIRGHEKNGPMVTEKARITIGADGMFSMVAKAVEAPEYKTGPALEGSWYAYYSGVPMVGWHLWLRPGNVIFAYNTNDNLSLIGVAFAARDLPTVRTNIEKHHSAVIAQHAPELWERIQAGKRESRYVGGAIPSHVRKPYGPGWALVGDAGYQKDPCTASGITDAFGSAEWLAEAIHAGFSGRQPLEDALAAYEQTRNNTELPYFDLTTQLAALEPPPPEVQQLLEALRENPEQRSRFFGMLAHTVPVPEFFSPENMQAIFSKQKQAATS
- a CDS encoding nuclear transport factor 2 family protein — its product is MKTNLETIQGIYKGDAEQIARNLQSALAPRFEWTEAAGFPYAGTYHSMEEVGKNVFARLATEWEGYRAEVDQFYDAGDTIIVTGRYLGTYKKSGGVMDAVFAHIWNFKDGKIVKYTQNVDTKKVWDAIEGK
- a CDS encoding aminotransferase class I/II-fold pyridoxal phosphate-dependent enzyme yields the protein MEIAIFGAGIAGLMSAITLRAQGHHCQIYERMRQGQETGMGFILMPEGIDCLQSFGVDLTGENSGAPLQRYFCRSSSGQILYEQPLPSGTRSIRRRQLIDALMRALPSGSTPLFDAELAALDFDDAGNVTQARLNTGTHVKADLYVSAEGIRSRARHALFPAWPATQAQVLEIVGMVKCKSTVRWASNNFNKFHAVSGGIALGTLAVDSEHLIWYLQFDSQRFPQPAEDAASFAETRKKFVSSLVGEWADPIPHLLSIADFFRTHLWRPLDTDLVPAFYRGNLVLVGDAAHPLSPFTSQGVSSAVADAVALAENLRPQNVKAPSDLEHALSRYSTERREQCAPYVAKGRELTRHFLTPEIGSTILLPIAEPDHAQPGSFSDNIVRLDLLRERAFNMRWAQQPVDVIPLTAADPDFPVCPAIQEQLVRYVRDGVLSYGPPEGLPQFRESIARWMNETRQMACKAEEIFATDSAASGMAVLARASLAAGDEVLIPDPVDFLLHHTVQRAGAVPVRVRVELGTSAEDFIRGMESRLTARTRMLWLCNPHNPLGVVYSREWQQRVAEWAISRGLRIVSDEIWSDIVYAPHHHVSLASISPEIARNTVTVYGFSKNFALAGLRVGCLICTDSQWRKEIVAASDAESTVYGVSVLSQIAVVAALNDGREWLAQFVQHLQAQRDYVIGRLAKWPGVTAQPPQGTYVVFPNVSSMSDNSETLCQQLRERARVALVPGAPRWFGPGASGHLRICFATSRRILQEAFDRLEPVVKQIANDRHLVKIIH
- a CDS encoding NAD-dependent succinate-semialdehyde dehydrogenase, translating into MSTQKVIELPRRTVSSVSPLTGELLREFEQHSDDVVENKIALAARTFRDYRKVPFAQRAAMMMRAAEILEHEKDTFGRMMTQEMGKTLISAVQEAEKSAFGCRFYADNAERFLADEEAKTNATRSFVRYQPIGPVLAVMPWNFPFWQVFRFAAPALMAGNVGLLKHASNVPQCALAIEDIFRRAGFPEGAFQTLLIGPDRVNNIIADRRIAAATLTGSVGAGSSVATAAGKAIKKCVLELGGSDPFIVMPSADLDKAVETAVQARVINNGQSCIAAKRFIVHQQIAEQFEKKFVARMASLKVGDPMEASTDVGPLATEDVLKGLEQQVQKTIEMGARVLLGGKRIDRKGNFFAPTVLTDIPQGSPAFDDELFGPVASLYRATDMGEAIEIANNSIFGLGACAWTNDAKERDMFINEIESGLAFINGMVASDPRIPFGGVKHSGYGRELSHHGIMEFVNVKSVCIQKADLGKSRTE